The window TTCTAAATCTAATCTTCTAATTTATTTGTcggtgaaaatataaatacaaaccatgtGTGATATAAATGCCCTCCCCTGCTGATTATTAATGTTATATATGGTGCAATACTCACAGGTTGGATCCCTATTCCCGTTTCCTTTGCGCATTCTGAGCATATTTGGACTTGTCCCTCTCTGCTGAGGCAAAATGATGCTTAAGAAGCATAAATGAGCTGGTCACACAACTTCATCGTGCCTCTGATGATACTCGGTGGCCCTCATGTCTGTTCAAAGTGCTCTCAAAGTTTCTAGAAAGAGTGGAATTCCCTCCTGACGCAAAATATTCATATGTGGTCAGATCAGCTGATGCGCACAACATAATGGCTGATTCTCACCTGTGTACAGTTGTAAGGACGGAATCATAAATGTGTGCCGCCGTTGTGTTCATGTAATGCGACTTAATATAAAAGAGCAAAGTGCATTTTCGTGAACTATTTCCCCCTAAAATGTCAATGACTATTGTTTGCTGGTTTAGGAGTTTCGCTCCGCCCCCTGTGTTTGTCGTAAACCTGGCTCCTGGCTCCAATAAACCCGGGCTAAGAGCGCCCTGGGCTCGCCTCCTTCTCCAAGGCGATCAATAGGATCTCAGGCGCACTACAAGCACTCTCTTACGTAGACATCCACCAAGGAGAGAGCCGATACAACAACACGGTTGATCtgctcaaacacaaaaaatctaCCTGCTCTCTGAATCATGTCGTTGAGCCCAAAGCACACTACGCCTTTTTCAGTGACAGATATTTTGAGTCCAATCGAGGAGACCTACAAGAAGTTCAGTGGCATGGACGGCGCAGGGAACCTAACCTCTCCACTGGGAGCCTACCGACAGCAGCAGGTGTCTCAGACCGGCATGCAGCAGCACTCCATGGGCCACAACGGCTCCGTGGCCGCCACGTACCACATGCCGCACACCGTCTCCCAGTTCTCCCACAGCGCCATGGGGGGATACTGCAATGGAAGCATTGGCAACATGGGAGACCTCCCGTCGTACCAGGAAAGCATGCGGAAtagtgcagcagcaacagggtGGTACAGCTCCAACCCCGATCCCAGATACTCCACAAGTAAGTTCTGTCCTCGATTTACACACACTttcatcatttttcattttcttcgtTTCGTTGTAAATAACGAAATCAAATGGACATTTCGGGAATGACAGAGGAAAACGCACATGACTAAATATATACGAATACgtacatttgaaaacatttaatctcTTTGTTAACGATAGAAAGTTTATGCAAATATTGAAGATTGTTTTAGaattatttaatgtaatttcacaGTTTATGAAACTGAAAAGGAGATCATTCTTTCAAGTCCGGCtcgacttttttttattacctttggcacagtaaacatttaaaagaattattattattattatgatgatgatgatgattattattattattataattatattttgatatatatatcattgttatgtttatttaaagctgaTGCTTTCCAACTTGAATAATTAAGCTATAAAAGTCATCTTTAAAGATCAGGCGAAATAATGTTCTCCTCTTCTGTTTATTGAACgcatgtatatgtatgtatatttttaagTTTCTAGATTCATGGGACCTTCCACAGGTATGAACATGACCGGCATGGGGAGTCTCACAGGAATGGGTGACGCCAACAAATCCATGCCAGTTCTCCACTCTGCGCCCAGGAGGAAACGGCGCGTCCTGTTCTCGCAGGCTCAAGTGTACGAGCTGGAGAGGAGGTTTAAGCAGCAGAAATACCTGTCGGCGCCGGAGAGGGAGCACCTGGCCAGCATGATCCACCTGACACCGACTCAGGTGAAGATCTGGTTCCAGAACCACCGGTACAAGATGAAGCGCCAGGCCAAGGACAAGGcggcgcagcagcagcagcagcagcagcaacaggacgGTAACCTGTGCCAACAGCAGGCGCAGTCTCCGCGGCGCGTCGCCGTGCCGGTTCTGGTGAAGGACGGGAAACCGTGTCAGAACGGCTCCAACACGCCGACGCCGAACCAGCAACAGGTTCAGCAGGGCcagcagcagaaccagcagcagcagaacggAGCGGGAGTGGTGCTCGCATCCTCGGCCGGCAGCCTCAGCCAGCATCAGAGCCAGCAGCAGGTGAACGCtttggagctggaggagatgtcTCCCAGCCCCCCCTCACTGCACAGCCAGCTAAACATGGCCCAGATAGACACATCTGCTGTAGATTACACCAGTAACATGGTCAGCTCAAACCTCCTCTACGGCAGAACGTGGTAGGACCTAATACACagtactgtcacttttttatgtCAACCTGCGGACGAGCCCGTGAAAgagcaatacacacacatatatatatatgtatatatacacaaatatatatacatacatatatatatacatatatatatgcatacatatatatatatttgtatgtgtgtattcgAGGGGCCTTCTATGGTGTTGGAGGGGACA of the Hippoglossus stenolepis isolate QCI-W04-F060 chromosome 10, HSTE1.2, whole genome shotgun sequence genome contains:
- the nkx2.4a gene encoding NK2 homeobox 4a, whose protein sequence is MSLSPKHTTPFSVTDILSPIEETYKKFSGMDGAGNLTSPLGAYRQQQVSQTGMQQHSMGHNGSVAATYHMPHTVSQFSHSAMGGYCNGSIGNMGDLPSYQESMRNSAAATGWYSSNPDPRYSTSMNMTGMGSLTGMGDANKSMPVLHSAPRRKRRVLFSQAQVYELERRFKQQKYLSAPEREHLASMIHLTPTQVKIWFQNHRYKMKRQAKDKAAQQQQQQQQQDGNLCQQQAQSPRRVAVPVLVKDGKPCQNGSNTPTPNQQQVQQGQQQNQQQQNGAGVVLASSAGSLSQHQSQQQVNALELEEMSPSPPSLHSQLNMAQIDTSAVDYTSNMVSSNLLYGRTW